A window from Manis javanica isolate MJ-LG chromosome 10, MJ_LKY, whole genome shotgun sequence encodes these proteins:
- the DCUN1D3 gene encoding DCN1-like protein 3 translates to MGQCVTKCKNPSSTLGSKNGDRDPSSKSHRRGAGHREEQPSACGKPGGDILVNGTKKAEAATEACQLSTSSADAGREPRSNAEESSLQRLEELFRRYKDEREDAILEEGMERFCNDLCVDPTEFRVLLLAWKFQAATMCKFTRKEFFDGCKAISADSIDGICARFPSLLTEAKQEDKFKDLYRFTFQFGLDSEEGQRSLHREIAIALWKLVFTQNNPPVLDQWLNFLTENPSGIKGISRDTWNMFLNFTQVIGPDLSNYSEDEAWPSLFDTFVEWEMERRKREGEGRGALSSGPEGLCPEEQT, encoded by the exons ATGGGCCAGTGTGTCACCAAGTGCAAGAATCCCTCATCAACTCTGGGCAGCAAGAATGGAGACCGTGACCCCAGTAGCAAGTCACACAGGCGGGGTGCAGGCCACCGTGAGGAACAGCCATCAGCCTGTGGCAAGCCAGGTGGAGATATCCTTGTCAATGGGACCAAGAAGGCAGAGGCTGCCACAGAGGCCTGTCAGCTGTCAACGTCCTCGGCAGATGCTGGGAGGGAGCCCAGGTCCAATGCCGAAGAGTCTTCCTTGCAGAGGTTGGAAGAACTGTTCAGGCGCTACAAGGACGAGCGGGAGGATGCAATTTTGGAGGAAGGCATGGAGCGCTTTTGCAATGACTTATGTGTTGACCCCACGGAATTTCGAGTGCTGCTCTTGGCTTGGAAGTTCCAGGCTGCTACCATGTGCAAATTTACCAG GAAGGAATTTTTTGATGGCTGCAAAGCAATAAGTGCAGACAGCATTGATGGGATCTGTGCACGGTTCCCTAGCCTCTTAACAGAAGCCAAACAAGAGGATAAATTCAAGGATCTCTACCGGTTTACATTTCAGTTTGGCCTGGACTCTGAAGAAGGGCAGCGGTCACTGCATCGGGAAATAGCCATTGCCCTGTGGAAACTAGTATTTACCCAGAACAATCCTCCGGTTTTGGACCAGTGGCTAAACTTCCTAACAGAGAACCCCTCGGGGATCAAGGGCATCTCCCGGGACACTTGGAACATGTTCCTTAACTTCACTCAGGTGATTGGCCCTGACCTCAGCAACTACAGTGAAGATGAGGCCTGGCCAAGTCTCTTCGATACCTTTGTGGAGTGGGAAATGGAGCgaaggaaaagagaaggggaagggagaggtgcACTCAGCTCAGGGCCCGAGGGCTTGTGTCCCGAGGAGCAGACTTAG